Proteins from a single region of Hordeum vulgare subsp. vulgare chromosome 6H, MorexV3_pseudomolecules_assembly, whole genome shotgun sequence:
- the LOC123402291 gene encoding ethylene-responsive transcription factor ERF027-like: MAEKPCATSSSSAAADPLQVQVQAAAAGPATELSPRNPTSPNSSPAHLGDTVGTTTALAATSSGEPSPRSTGKHPFYRGIRCRNGKWVSEIREPRKARRIWLGTYPTAEMAAAAYDVAARALRGSDAVLNFPGAASSRPVPASTSPEDIRAAAAAAAAAAQLYRPHGEEAPDGTASIAATAEEQRHQGMMAREGAADGRTPYHHQMGNEDFMDEEAIFEMPQMLRNMAAGMMMSPPRLSPTASDEWPEPPGAGESLWSYHDP; this comes from the coding sequence ATGGCTGAGAAGCCTTGTGCAACCAGCTCCTCGTCTGCTGCTGCTGATCCTCTTCAGGTGCAAGTGCAAGCTGCTGCTGCTGGCCCGGCGACCGAACTTTCCCCGCGCAATCCTACCTCGCCCAATTCCTCGCCTGCTCACCTAGGCGACACGGTGGGGACAACAACGGCGTTGGCGGCGACGAGCTCCGGGGAGCCGTCGCCGCGGTCCACCGGGAAGCACCCCTTCTACCGCGGCATCCGGTGCAGAAACGGCAAGTGGGTCTCGGAGATCCGCGAGCCGCGCAAGGCGCGCCGCATATGGCTCGGAACTTATCCGACTGCAGAGATGGCTGCCGCGGCCTATGACGTGGCCGCCCGCGCGCTGCGCGGCTCCGACGCCGTGCTCAACTTccccggcgccgcctcctcgcgcccggTCCCCGCGTCTACCTCTCCTGAGGACATACGCGCGGCCGCAGCTGCAGCCGCGGCAGCTGCCCAGCTTTACAGACCGCACGGCGAGGAGGCGCCTGATGGCACTGCTTCGATTGCCGCGACAGCGGAGGAACAGAGACATCAAGGCATGATGGCAAGGGAAGGCGCCGCCGATGGCCGCACGCCGTACCATCATCAGATGGGCAATGAGGATTTCATGGACGAGGAGGCCATCTTCGAGATGCCGCAGATGCTGCGCAACATGGCGGCGGGCATGATGATGAGCCCGCCAAGGCTGAGCCCCACCGCCTCCGACGAGTGGCCAGAACCGCCGGGGGCCGGGGAGAGCCTGTGGAGCTACCACGATCCCTAG